In one Deinococcus aestuarii genomic region, the following are encoded:
- a CDS encoding AzlC family ABC transporter permease, translating into MSPAPFRPAFWRGFRALTPLWLGLIPFAVAYAVTARAAGLSVWETQLLSLTVFAGASQFAAAGLFGAGASGWGIVATTFLLNARHVLYGLSLARQLPLRRGERLVAAQFLTDEAYGVAVVRGPGEPGGLSFGFLLGAELSLYVVWNAATFAGALADAVLPDPGALGVGVVFPLAFLGLLVPMLRDRVTVLVALLSGLGAWGLSRVLPGGLVVLLAGVGGALLGAFLVTGRGQAEAGGAGEGA; encoded by the coding sequence TTGAGCCCGGCCCCCTTCAGACCCGCCTTCTGGCGCGGCTTCCGGGCCCTGACGCCGCTGTGGCTGGGCCTGATCCCCTTCGCGGTCGCGTACGCCGTCACGGCGCGGGCGGCAGGGCTGAGTGTCTGGGAGACGCAACTGCTCAGCCTGACCGTCTTCGCGGGGGCGTCGCAGTTCGCGGCGGCGGGGCTCTTCGGGGCCGGGGCCTCCGGGTGGGGCATCGTGGCGACCACCTTCTTGCTCAACGCCCGGCACGTCCTGTACGGCCTGAGCCTCGCGCGGCAGCTTCCCCTGCGGCGGGGAGAGCGGCTGGTCGCCGCCCAGTTCCTCACCGACGAGGCGTACGGGGTGGCGGTCGTGCGCGGGCCGGGGGAGCCGGGTGGGCTGAGCTTCGGGTTCCTGCTGGGTGCCGAACTCAGCCTGTACGTCGTGTGGAACGCCGCGACATTTGCCGGAGCCCTCGCGGATGCGGTGCTGCCCGACCCCGGGGCGCTGGGGGTGGGGGTGGTCTTCCCGCTCGCCTTCCTCGGCCTGCTCGTGCCGATGTTGCGTGACCGGGTGACCGTCCTCGTGGCGCTGCTCTCCGGTCTGGGCGCCTGGGGCTTGTCCCGCGTCTTGCCGGGCGGGCTCGTCGTGCTCCTCGCCGGGGTGGGCGGGGCCCTGCTCGGCGCCTTCCTGGTCACCGGGAGAGGG
- a CDS encoding zinc-binding alcohol dehydrogenase yields the protein MTLPPPGPGEVLVRTHLSAVSVGSELGVVEGRLPGWPYPCPLGYQTLGVVESVGEGVDLALGTRVVTTLGHASGGVHREENVLPIPGEVPDRVALAAILGEETHKGVRKVFPGPGERVLVTGAGLLGLLTVFNLTRRGITGVTVTEPDPARRKLALAFGAREVLPPATVGRDDFDVGFECSASPEAFVDLLSHLRPGGRACVLSDGNWGALTLPPAFHTRELTVTASSDGEDHVAYARWLWTHADPVLERLFEVTVTPDDLPTAFAGLGISPRPVSLVADWRGEA from the coding sequence GTGACCCTGCCCCCGCCCGGCCCCGGCGAGGTCCTCGTCCGCACGCACCTGAGTGCCGTGAGCGTGGGGTCAGAACTCGGCGTGGTGGAGGGCCGCCTTCCCGGCTGGCCGTACCCGTGCCCGCTCGGCTACCAGACGCTTGGGGTGGTCGAGTCGGTGGGGGAGGGCGTTGATCTGGCGCTCGGCACGCGGGTGGTCACGACGCTGGGCCACGCGAGCGGCGGAGTTCACCGGGAAGAGAACGTCCTGCCCATTCCCGGCGAGGTGCCCGACCGGGTGGCCCTCGCCGCGATCCTGGGGGAGGAGACGCACAAGGGCGTCCGCAAGGTTTTTCCTGGCCCCGGCGAGCGTGTCCTGGTGACCGGAGCGGGCCTGCTGGGACTGCTGACCGTCTTCAATCTGACGCGGCGGGGCATCACCGGGGTCACCGTGACCGAGCCGGACCCAGCGCGGCGTAAGCTGGCCCTGGCCTTCGGGGCGCGGGAAGTCCTGCCGCCCGCTACAGTGGGCCGCGATGACTTCGATGTGGGCTTCGAGTGCAGCGCCTCCCCGGAGGCTTTCGTGGACCTGCTCTCCCACCTGCGCCCCGGCGGGCGGGCCTGCGTCCTCTCGGACGGGAACTGGGGGGCACTGACCCTGCCTCCGGCTTTCCACACCCGGGAACTGACGGTCACGGCGTCGAGTGACGGCGAGGATCACGTCGCCTATGCCCGTTGGCTGTGGACACATGCCGACCCCGTGCTGGAGAGGTTGTTCGAGGTCACCGTGACGCCGGATGATCTCCCCACCGCGTTCGCGGGGCTGGGCATCTCGCCGCGCCCCGTCTCGCTCGTCGCCGATTGGAGGGGGGAGGCTTGA